A genomic segment from Halorubrum depositum encodes:
- a CDS encoding aminopeptidase has translation MKELEYSDICREVIESVGEVTSDEEVVVLTDPLMVHVARPLASAARAAGATTSLLVKPRLTGHNVEQPAVVAGALNEADIVFDVGTYDIAHTDARRDASEDGTRFVLMRGVTEDVLMNQMDTDYDALRDVTRAVAEIQTSAESARITNDRGTDLTVGLHGRSGFLIDDGFDRGLVVLPAGKSAVTPVEGSAQGTVVVDYSIDSIGRLDGPVELAIEDGNVESISGGTQADELSKLVESTGDCARNIAEAPSIGTNADVQLTGNQATDKKKRGTMHIAIGDNITLGGSVECDLHLDMTLTETTVAFDGFTVLENGEFREEAVLEYARNL, from the coding sequence GTGAAAGAACTCGAATACAGTGACATCTGTCGAGAGGTAATCGAGAGCGTCGGCGAGGTGACGTCGGACGAAGAGGTCGTCGTCCTCACCGATCCGTTGATGGTGCACGTCGCTCGACCGCTTGCGAGCGCCGCTCGAGCGGCCGGGGCGACGACCTCGCTGCTAGTGAAGCCGCGGCTCACCGGACACAACGTCGAGCAGCCGGCGGTCGTCGCCGGTGCACTCAACGAAGCCGATATCGTATTCGACGTCGGAACGTACGACATCGCTCATACGGACGCGCGAAGGGACGCGTCGGAGGACGGGACGCGTTTCGTTCTCATGCGTGGCGTCACCGAAGACGTCTTGATGAACCAGATGGACACCGACTACGACGCGTTGCGAGACGTGACGAGGGCGGTCGCCGAGATCCAAACCAGCGCCGAGTCCGCACGGATAACGAACGACAGGGGAACGGACTTAACAGTCGGCCTGCACGGTCGCAGCGGATTCCTGATCGACGACGGGTTCGACCGCGGACTCGTCGTCCTGCCCGCCGGGAAGTCCGCAGTCACTCCGGTCGAAGGGAGCGCGCAGGGCACGGTCGTCGTAGATTACTCCATCGACAGTATCGGCCGACTCGACGGCCCGGTGGAACTCGCGATCGAGGACGGGAACGTCGAGAGTATCTCGGGGGGCACACAGGCGGACGAGCTTTCGAAACTCGTCGAATCGACGGGGGACTGCGCCCGCAACATCGCGGAAGCCCCGTCTATCGGTACGAACGCAGACGTCCAACTCACGGGGAACCAAGCCACGGACAAAAAGAAGCGGGGCACGATGCACATCGCGATCGGGGACAACATCACGCTCGGCGGGAGCGTCGAGTGTGATCTCCATCTCGATATGACGCTCACCGAGACGACGGTCGCCTTCGACGGCTTCACCGTTCTCGAAAACGGGGAGTTTCGGGAAGAGGCGGTGCTCGAATACGCTCGAAACCTCTGA